The Moorena producens PAL-8-15-08-1 genomic interval ATTGAAATTATGTTGCTAGCCGATGATGGTAACTCTCAAATTGAAATTTGTCAAACCTTGGGATGTTGTCCAGCTACAGCCAGACATTGGATATTGATGGCGCGGACTGGGATGGCGCACAACTGGCAGAATAACCCCATTGGTCGGCCTAAGGCAGTAAATCAAGAACATCTAGAGCGATTGAAGGAACTGGTAAGCCAGAGTCCAAAGGAGTTTGGCTATCCATTTCGGCGCTGGACAGCTAACTGGTTGAGTAAGCATTTAGCTCAGGAATTTGGGATTGAAGTCAGCGATCGCCATATTAGTCGGTTGCTAAAACAAATGGGATTGTCTACCAAAGGCAAACCCCGTAACCCCGAGTCTAACACCACTGAGAATGATACACAGTCGAATGATAAAGCTTCAAATACTAGTAGCGTTCGCGTAGCGGCTCGTACCGAGCATCGCGTAGCGGCTCGTACCGAGCATCCCGTAGCGGCTCGTACCGAGCATCCCGTAGCGTGGCCTACGGCCAATCGCATTATCATTTGTGACCTGCAATCAGCTTCTAGTGCTGATTCTCGAGAATTGTTATCCACCACTCTCTCTAGATCAGATTTAGACATCCATGGTTCAAAGTGCATCTACTCCGTTGATTTCCCCTGAACAACTCAGCCATACTCTCGGTACAGCTCTTCCAATACAGGAATGCCAGCGCTTTCTCAAACACTTGACATTAATAGAGCCCAAGGTAGGTAAATTTTGGCAAGGCACTCAGGCATCAGCTGGTATCTACATTATTATTGCTGGAAAAGTAAGGTTGCTGAATCAGGCCGGTGACTTAATTGCCAGCTTAGAAACAGGGGCATCATTTGGGGAATTGACCTTGTTTCCCTCCGCTGACTTAGCCAGCTATAGCGCTAGAGCTTCTCTGAAGCTAAAGCTATGCTTTGTACCGGGGGAAGTCTTGTTTCCCCTGATCAATAAGTATCCCGAAATCCGAGAGCATTTTTGGAGTCAGGCGCAAGCTCGTAATGCCCTACTAGTTAGCTCCCCTACTCCCCCTATCACTCCATCTGACTATCCCCCCATCTCCCCATCCCCCCATCTGACCATCTCCCAGTCTCGGTCTGGGGAAGCCAAGTCCCAGAAATCCCAGAAAAAAGTTAGCAAAGCTTACTTTCCTAACCCGACCCAGCAAGCAGGTCATTTATGGCAACGGGTAATCCGACGCTATCCGTTTTTTGCCCAGCAGAGTGGCTCTGACTGTGGTGCCGCGTGTTTGGTAATGGTATCTCGCTATTGGGGTAAACGCTTTAGTGTGAATCGCTTGCGGGATATCGCTAATGTTGACCGCAATGGCGCATCATTGCGAGGACTATCAGCAGCAGCGGAAAGTATTGGCTTTTCTACTCGTCCAGTTAAAGCCAGTCTTGACCAGCTAGCGAAGCAAAAATTGCCAGCTATTGTCCATTGGGAAGGTAAACACTATATTGTCGTTTATGAAATTACTCGGAAACGAGTGATTGTTTGTGACCCTGGCATTGGTCAACGTAGTCTCACCCATCGAGAATTTAACGCCGATTGGACCGGTTATGCACTGCTGCTACAACCAACAGCATTACTCAAGGATGCTATTGAAACGACTACTCCCTTTTGGCAATTCTTTGAATTAATCAAACCCCATGGGTTAGTAGTGTTAGAGGTATTTCTTGCTTCCTTATTTATCCAGATATTTGGATTAATTACACCTCTATTCACCCAGCTAATTTTAGACCGAGTCGTGGTGCAGCGCTCTGGGCTAACCTTAATGGCGGTGGGCTTAGGGCTGCTGATATTTAGCCTGTTTCGAGTGGCAATGATGGGGTTGCGCCAATATCTACTAGACCACACGGCTAATAAAGTAGATGCAGCACTGATTGTAGGATTTATTCGCCATACACTGCGGTTGCCTCTTTCGTTTTTTGAGTCCCGCTATGTTGGTGACATTATATCACGGGTTCAGGAAAACCGCAAGATTGAGCGGTTCCTTACCGGTGAGGCGTTATCAATTCTGCTGGATTTAGTAACGGTATTTATCTATGTAGGATTGATGGTTTGGTACAGCTGGAAAATGGCGTTATTGGCCTTAGTAATTGTGCCGCCATTCTTATTGCTAGCATTGATTGCGACACCGTTTTTACGGAGAATTTCCCGAGAAATATTTCAATCGATGGCTAAAGAAAATAGTTATCTAATTGAAGCGCTTTCCGGTGTAAGTACCGTTAAATCCACCGCAGTAGAACAAACAGTACGTTGGCATTGGGAGGAGTTATTAAATAAAGAAATTAAGACAAGTTTTGATGGGCAAGTTATCAGCAATCGTCTGCAAATTTTTAGTAATGCTATTGAAGCCGTAGTAACCACAAGCCTGCTGTGGTATGGAGCGTGGTTAGTGATTCAGAATCAGTTAACCATTGGACAATTAGTGGCATTCAATATGCTGTTGGGAAATATTATTACTCCCTTCAAGCGGTTAACCGTGTTATGGAATCAATTCCAGGAAGTAGTTATTGCTATGGAACGGATTAATGATGTGTTGGATGCCGAACCAGAGGAGGATTTGCTCAATCAAGCCCGTCAATCGTTACCATCCATTCAGGGTCACATTGCCTTTGATAACGTCACCTTTCGCTATCACCCAGAGAGTGATTTAAATGTACTGGAAAATCTATCATTTCAAGTGAAACCAGGACAAATGGTAGCCCTAGTTGGACGCAGTGGTTCAGGCAAAACGACGATTTCTAAATTGGTGTTGGGATTGTATCCACCCACAGATGGAAAAGTATTGATTGATGGCCTTGATCTTACCACTCTGTCCTTAGGGTCTTTGCGATCGCAAGTAGGAGTAGTAGACCAAGATACGTTTTTGTTTGGTGGAACGATTAGGGAAAATATTAGCTTAGGTCATCCTGCCGCTAGTTTAGACGAGATTATAGAAGCAGCACGATTGGCAGGCGCTGATGAGTTTATTAAACAGTTGCCCATGGGCTATGAAACCCAGATAGGAGAAGGGGGAGGGACATTATCTGGTGGACAACGGCAACGGATTGCGATCGCACGGGCTTTGTTAGGCAATCCTAAGTTATTAGTCTTAGATGAAGCCACCTCCCATTTAGATGCAGAATCTGAACGGATTATTCAGCATAATTTCACTCATATTCTCAAAGGTAGAACAACATTCGTCATTGCTCATCGGTTGTCTACAGTCCGGAATGCGGATTTAATTTTAGTGCTGGATAGAGGAGTATTGATTGAGAGGGGAACCCATCAGGAATTAATGGCAAAACGTGGCCATTATTATTATCTTAATCACCAGCAATTTAGGCAATAGGCAATAGGTAATAGGCAAGAGGCAAGAGGCAAGAGGCAAGAGGCAAAAGGCAAAAGGCAAAATTTTGTTTTAGTTTTAGTTTTTGAGATTTTTAAAATGTCACCAATAAAAGACTTTAAAGATTTGCTAATTTGGCAAAAAGGTATGCTCATAGCTGAGAAATGCTTTTTTCTAACTCAAAAATTCCCAAAAGAAGAACTATATGGGATGACTCAACAAATAAGAAGAGCTTCATCATCTATTCCAGCCAATATATCAGAGGGCTATGGAAGAAGAGCTGCCGGGGACTATAAACGCTTTTTAAACATTGCTCAAGGTTCAGTTAATGAGTTACAAACTTTTCTGATTCTAGCTGTTAGAGTTGGTTTAGGTACGCCAAAAGACATTGAATTGATTTTAGAAACTCTTAAAGAAGAAACTAGAATGATTGCCTCTCTTATCAATAAACTATCC includes:
- a CDS encoding helix-turn-helix domain-containing protein produces the protein MSGHQSKPDFEGACTSTGKYLTGFQRKLLQKSLRADLPQHYRQRIEIMLLADDGNSQIEICQTLGCCPATARHWILMARTGMAHNWQNNPIGRPKAVNQEHLERLKELVSQSPKEFGYPFRRWTANWLSKHLAQEFGIEVSDRHISRLLKQMGLSTKGKPRNPESNTTENDTQSNDKASNTSSVRVAARTEHRVAARTEHPVAARTEHPVAWPTANRIIICDLQSASSADSRELLSTTLSRSDLDIHGSKCIYSVDFP
- a CDS encoding peptidase domain-containing ABC transporter, which produces MVQSASTPLISPEQLSHTLGTALPIQECQRFLKHLTLIEPKVGKFWQGTQASAGIYIIIAGKVRLLNQAGDLIASLETGASFGELTLFPSADLASYSARASLKLKLCFVPGEVLFPLINKYPEIREHFWSQAQARNALLVSSPTPPITPSDYPPISPSPHLTISQSRSGEAKSQKSQKKVSKAYFPNPTQQAGHLWQRVIRRYPFFAQQSGSDCGAACLVMVSRYWGKRFSVNRLRDIANVDRNGASLRGLSAAAESIGFSTRPVKASLDQLAKQKLPAIVHWEGKHYIVVYEITRKRVIVCDPGIGQRSLTHREFNADWTGYALLLQPTALLKDAIETTTPFWQFFELIKPHGLVVLEVFLASLFIQIFGLITPLFTQLILDRVVVQRSGLTLMAVGLGLLIFSLFRVAMMGLRQYLLDHTANKVDAALIVGFIRHTLRLPLSFFESRYVGDIISRVQENRKIERFLTGEALSILLDLVTVFIYVGLMVWYSWKMALLALVIVPPFLLLALIATPFLRRISREIFQSMAKENSYLIEALSGVSTVKSTAVEQTVRWHWEELLNKEIKTSFDGQVISNRLQIFSNAIEAVVTTSLLWYGAWLVIQNQLTIGQLVAFNMLLGNIITPFKRLTVLWNQFQEVVIAMERINDVLDAEPEEDLLNQARQSLPSIQGHIAFDNVTFRYHPESDLNVLENLSFQVKPGQMVALVGRSGSGKTTISKLVLGLYPPTDGKVLIDGLDLTTLSLGSLRSQVGVVDQDTFLFGGTIRENISLGHPAASLDEIIEAARLAGADEFIKQLPMGYETQIGEGGGTLSGGQRQRIAIARALLGNPKLLVLDEATSHLDAESERIIQHNFTHILKGRTTFVIAHRLSTVRNADLILVLDRGVLIERGTHQELMAKRGHYYYLNHQQFRQ
- a CDS encoding four helix bundle protein, giving the protein MSPIKDFKDLLIWQKGMLIAEKCFFLTQKFPKEELYGMTQQIRRASSSIPANISEGYGRRAAGDYKRFLNIAQGSVNELQTFLILAVRVGLGTPKDIELILETLKEETRMIASLINKLS